CACCAATGGAATTACCAGTCAAACCCAATTGAAACAAACCATCACCGTCAAGTGTCAAATCCAGTCGAACCAAACCGTCGTCCACTGCTCGATCTGTGTGTCTTCGTCTCTTCATCTTCATCGTCTGCATCTGCATCGCCTTCACTCCCTGTTTCTTCAAAATCCTTTCCGCTCATATCCAGGAACCCAAGCGAGAAAATTGGAATGTCATGGCAAAGAGAAAAAGATGGTGTTGGTGGGGTTGAAGCCTTGAACGAATAAACTACTTGGGAAGTTGGAGATGTTGCTGTTGGTGGTGTGAACTTGTTTGGCCATTCTTTTTCCTCTCGTACTACAGAACCTAACACATTCaacattttctttcaatttggaATGGAAATTTCGACATATATCTTATCTATCTTGATGTTATGTTTGGACGAGAGAATTTTTAAGTACCCTAGAAGTAAACCACAACATATTAGATGGAGGGATTGAAAATGCATACTGCCAATATACGATGAGCATAACATAGTCACGTAAACAAAGATTTTTCAAATGACTCCTTTCAAATAGTTATATACAAATCCTTTTAGTGCATTGCATGTAGCCATTTTTTactaaaatagcttaaatccCTTAAAACTCGGTAATCCCTCGCCTAAATAGAACTTTAATGCTATCCTGAAGCATGGATGTCATCGGAGTAAGATGTTTGACAAAATATTTCAAAGAGGTTAAGGCTTGGTAGCCAAAGACAACTAGGCAAAGTGACGTGTGGGCTTCATCTTGCATTCGAGTGCTTAAAATCACACTTACATTGTTGTTTGCAAGAAAAATTCCTCCCCAATGTGTATCGAAATGTTTGTTCAAACATGTTGGAGATGGAGTTGAACTTTGGTGACTTTAGGAGGGTCATTATGCAGTCAAATGATCCATATAATTATTGTTGTGGCTAAAAGTGACCAGCTAGCAAGGAAGATTCCGCCGCTGATGATGATTATGATGATGGACCATTAGTGCATAAACCAGCatcatcatcaaaatgtgtagagGCATGGAAGCAATCACCTTACACGAGCTCAGAGATCAAGTCACCATTTGGGGAGGATCAATCGAGTgttttatcttcttctttttttctctaaaaactcAATCATAATATATCGCAATAGATGTTTGTCTTCTTTATGGTCCCATTTGGCGACATTGTCCATTATTGTGTTGTGGTCTCTTTAAACCAAAGCAACCTTATGAAATTATCTCAAGGGTTCATTCCACTTGAGCCATCTACTTTgtggatatatttatatatctaTAGATCGGCCTAGAGTCCTTGATTTCAGGTGAAAAAAGATTCAAACATGTGAACAAAGAGAGGGAGAAGGCGGAAGGGGAGGGGGAAAGAGAGAGTTTATGACAGACTTGACGGTGGGGACAAAGTGAGTCACAACGCGTTAGTCGAGAGGGTAAAGTGAGTCAGTATGACTTTCAAATGGCAATTTGAGGTTGGTTAGTACTATTCACACACATTTTGTTTTACCTCctacacacccttgttaatttttgttcattgatctttttcaattcattcgatttgaCAGCTGGAAATTGAGAAGAGTGTGtgaaagtaaaaatgggtgtataGATAGCTCCACACTTTGAGGTTTTAACATTGTTTCGGAGCCATTGACATAACTAAGCCTACATAGAGAAGTCATTCATACTTACAAATCATAGTTTGATACAAAAACAAGAGTAATTTCAGAGCCACATATCAAACTCAACTTATCTGCCTAGAGTTCTTTTTTCCTTATGAATTCCAAAACACTCTTATTTACGGAAACAAAAACTCAAACTTAGATACTACAATATGACACCAACTGACCTAACTCCAAGTTTGCCAACCTAGCTAGAGGTTTTAGTTTCAAGAGAAAATTGAACGCAGAGGGGGTGTTGGGGTGTGCAAAAGGTGCAGTGGCACATGTCCTGAATATTTTAGAGGCCCCAAAATTTTTTATCCTCCCTTACATTACACATGAGTATAAATTTCCAATAAACAAAGTTTTAAACTGAAGAAAAAAATCATCATCATTACAATTGGTTAAGCGGATGTTGTACtcaatatattaattttctttttttttttacaataaaaaaCTTGTGTACTACTTTCTTCAACTTTTCTATTAAGCAATAAAAAACTAACTTGTGTATTACTTTCTTCCACAAATACAAACGCATGTCCATATCTCTCTTTCAACTGtgctccattttttttatagaccCTAAATCATGACTTTATTTTGGAGATTATTCAATTGGTAAGAGAGATGTTGATTTCAATTAAGTTTGAATATTGATTGTTGAGCTTTGTATGGATATATTGTCcaagtacatttttttttttaaataaagagggtttttttattaaattcgcACATAATCTTCAAAATGTCAGAGACAGCCCTGATTGAACGGTAATAAGCTTCGCAAACCTAGCCTTTATTGCATTCATAATTATGCTTCCTAGGGAGAACTATACAGTATAACTCATTGACCAAATAAAGAAAGATTCAAAAGAGGTCCACAAAAAGAGAGGTAGAGAGGAGAGTGACATAGATTAAAGCGATGAATCCCAACATCTCCAATATCAATCTatatgctttttcttttttcacatTCTGGTCTAAAGCAAAaggggaaggaggaaggaggaagggcTCCTCCTCCTGCGCTGTAATAATATACTACAGTACTACTGCTGCTACATATTCCAATCAAAATACCAAAGGGAGGAAGATGGTCGAAAACAACCCAATTAATGTGTCCACTTTAGAAGCAGGAAATCATGGAGTTTTATCTGCTTCTTCTCCCAACTTGATCATATCTTTCTTTGGCTCTTAGTTAATCATCATTCGTTCAACCCAAAAAGACCCCCTCATTAATCCTCTTGGCAGACATATCTCAGTACAAATGTTGATGTAATGCAACAACATTCACACGAGGTTAAGATATCTGATTAGAGTGATGAGTTTGTAGCTGAAACGATTAAAAGTATTTATCCGTACACCGAAGGTCCTGTGTTTGATTTCTTTTATTGATATTGCATGTATCAAGAAAGGTATCCGACCAAAGAACAAAGTGAGACCTTGAAGAAAAGTCAGGTTTATTGCTTCAATCACAGTAACACGATTAAGTGATTGTTTGATAACCACGCCAATTTAGAACTAGAGGGAAATACATGGTAAAAATGAGGAATGGAAAAGGATGAAAGGAGGTGGCAGGTGGAGGAACAGAAGAAATGAAGTAGAttatatgaaaacaaaatcttgaaaCTAAAAATATAGCTTAATTAAAACTGTTTTTAGTTTGTAGTTTTCATTCCGTCTTTCAGTCTCTTcacatttttcaaccaaaaccaaaattatATTACAATGTAATGGTTGAATTATGGTTCAAACATACATTAATAGGGATTAATGCATATCAAGTCCCCAATCAATTTGGTTGATGAAATGATTTCCTCCttatgattgtcattttaaaattcttatTTGGGTTAAATAACAAGCAAAGCAAAGGTCAAATATGTCAGTCGGCTTTGAAAGGTAAAGCAAATTTTAAATATTGGTTGATCAAACGGTCTGTTGTTGTTATGAATCTCTTTAAATGCAAAAAAATGCATGaagctgcttttgcttttcctttCTATAAAGTTGAAAGGTGCAACCAAAAATATGCTGTGCTACAAAGACCTCAAAATTTCCAACCCAAAGCTGACAGCTCCCTCCATACTAATAGCATCCCcaggtcctctctctctctaaaaaaatCAGATCACATATGAATTAAATGGTTGCTGTTTTTCTCTAAACCAGAAGCCCTCCAATGGCGAATTCAGGAATGAAGTCTTTTTTCCTTTGCTCTCTCTTTGTGTTCCTAACATgtttttcttctgtttcttcACATAATCTGTCTCTCAGGAGGCAAGCTTCGATCCTTGTTTCTCTCAAACAAAATTTCGAAGACTCGAAAAATCCTTCTTTAAGTACTTGGAATGTGTCAAACTACATGTTCCTCTGCTCTTGGGCTGGAATCCGTTGTGACGGCCTAAACAGATCAGTTGTCTCACTTGACATATCCAACTACAACCTCTCAGGTACTCTTTCGCCAGCGATCACTGAACTCCGAACCCTAGTCAATGTTTCGGTGTCAGGAAATGGATTTTCGGGTACTTTTCCTTCCGGTGTTCACAAGCTAGCCAGGCTACAAAACCTCAATATATCCAACAATGGGTTCAGCGGAAGCTTGGACTGGGAGTTTTCTCAGTTGAAGGAGCTTGTATTGCTAGATGCTTACAACAACGATTTCAATGGCTCCCTGCCATTAGGTGTCACTCAACTTCCGAAGCTGAAGCGGTTGGACTTTGGCGGGAACTACTTCAGTGGGAGCATTCCTCCAAGCTATGGAAACATGGTGCAGCTCAATTATCTCTCAGTTGCGGGAAATGACCTGAGCGGTTACATACCGCGCGAGCTCGGAAACCTCACTAACCTACGGCAGCTTTTGTTGGGATATTACAACGAATTTGAAGGTGGAATCCCACCGGAAATTGGCAAGCTGATCAATCTGTTTCATTTAGACCTCGCAAACTGTGGTTTGGAGGGGCCAATCCCTCTGGAGCTAGGCAATCTGAAAAAGCTAGACACTTTGTTCTTGCAAACAAATCAGCTCAGCGGTTCGATTCCTGCTCAGCTGGGAAACTTGAGTAGCTTGAGGTCTCTTGATCTGTCAAACAATGCGCTGACGGGAGATATCCCCGCTGAGTTCTCTGGACTCCGTGAGCTCACACTCCTGAACCTCTTTATCAACAAGTTTCACGGGGAGATTCCTCGCTCTATCGCGGAGCTACCAAAATTGGAAGTCTTGAAGCTGTGGCATAACAACTTCACTGGAGCCATACCTTCAAAGCTCGGTCAGAATGGTAAACTGATTGAGCTTGATCTTTCGAGTAACAAGCTCACCGGGGTTGTCCCAAAATCTCTTTGCTTCGGGAGGCGGCTGAAGATCTTGATTCTGCTCAACAATTTTCTCTTTGGGCCTCTACCTGATGATCTTGGCAAATGTGACACGCTAGTAAGAGTCCGAATGGGGCAGAATTATCTGACTGGATCAATACCACGGGGGTTTCTTTACTTGCCAGAGCTCTCACTAGTAGAATTGCAGAACAACTATCTCACTGGACAGCTTCCGCAGGAAACAAGAAAGCAACCCTCAAAACTCAGCCAGCTGAATCTGTCAAGCAATCGCTTATCCGGGTGCCTCCCTGCTTCTATCGGAAACTTTTCAGGCCTGCAGATTCTTCTATTGAGTGGAAACCAATTCACTGGAGAAATCCCATCTGACGTCGGCCGGTTGCAAAGCGTTCTCAAGTTGGATGTGAGCAGAAACAATTTTTCGGGCACAATACCTCCGGAAATTGGAAACTGTCTCTCTTTAACCTACTTAGATTTCAGCCAAAACCAACTCTCAGGTCCAATCCCAGTTCAGATTGTTCAAATCCACATACTAAATTACTTCAACGTTTCGTGGAACCACTTAAACCAGAGCCTCCCAAAGGAGCTAGGCTCCTTGAAAAGCCTTACGTCTGCTGACTTTTCGCACAACGACTTCTCCGGTTCAATCCCACAAACAGGACAATACTTGTTCTTCAACTCCACATCCTTTGTCGGTAACCCTGAGCTCTGCGATTCTTCTGCGAATCCATGCAAATACTCCTCAACCTCAGCATCAGAAGATCACAGCCAAACCGGCACGCACTCTCAAGTCCTCGGCAAATTCAAGCTTGTCTTTGCACTAGGCCTCTTGCTGTGCTCGTTCGTGTTTGCAACCGTTGCAATTATCAAGACCAGAAAGGTGCGAAAACATTCGAACTCGTGGAAGCTCACAGCATTCCAAAAGCTGGAATTTGGAAGTGAAGACATCTTAGAGTGCATAAAGGATAACAATGTGATAGGGAGAGGTGGAGCTGGGATTGTCTACAGAGGAACAATGTTGAGCGGCGAGCAAGTGGCGGTGAAGAAGCTGTTGGGAATCAACAAAGGCTCGTCACACGACAACGGCCTCTCCGCAGAAATTCAAACACTGGGAAAAATCCGCCACCGGAACATTGTCCGGTTGCTGGCATTCTGTTCAAACAAAGAGACCAATCTGCTGGTTTACGAGTACATGCCGAATGGAAGTTTAGGTGAAGTTTTGCATGGGAAGGGAGGAGGATATCTCAAGTGGGAAACTAGGTTGAATATTGCCATTGAAGCAGCGAAAGGGCTCTGCTATTTGCACCATGATTGTTCTCCTCTGATTCTTCATAGGGATGTTAAGTCCAACAACATTCTGCTCAACTCGGAATTTGAGGCTCATGTTGCAGATTTTGGGCTTGCCAAGTTTTTGCAGGACACTGGAACATCAGAATGCATGTCTGCAATTGCTGGCTCATACGGTTACATTGCTCCAGGTAATCCTTTTGCTCATCATTACCCCAATTCGAGCGGGGATTCTTGCATGTAACGTGATGCATCCTCATCCTCACTCATCACGTGAATCACTGTTTTTCTATCTAACCCATCATATGAGTCACGATATGAATGAGATAGAGAAATGGGATATGTTCCCGGTTGAACCTAAtttttctcttgtttgagattttttttaaagttaatttaacATCAATCAATTGAATAGGCTACTAATCCACAACAGGCTGGAAAAAGGGAGTGTGATACTATTATATTAAACTCATATAGGAATAACATTTTCAGTGGACCGGAAAATTTTAGTGTGATATCATTATATTTAACTCACACTAGTGTAGCAATAGTGTTATAGGTTTCAAACTCATGTTAcctgattattatatataagtATCACACTCATTCAAACTACTGTAGAAAGACTAAGTAGTGACAATTAGCTAAAATAGACCTATACACTTGATGCAGCACTTAAAAGTAATTAAAGTACATTCCATGTGTCTCCTGTGACTTGGTGGATTAAGTCAGCCACCTTCAAAAATACCAGATAGAATGATTACTTCAAATCTTGATTTGTTTTGTTCAATTTGGTATTATAATAGGTGAATAGATGAATAGAAGATAGAAAACATCCACATACAGATCATGTcacaaatttttaattaaaaataaaactcacaaaattttaattaaaaataaaactcgAAAAACACTAAGAGGTAAATGAAGATACACCAAATCGATTTAGTGTCCTTATGTATTTTCCCTAGAAAATGCTTGTTTCTTTTCCCTATGTATGTACTTTAGTTGGAACCAAGGTGGCAAGGAGTGGCATATGGATTACAGAAAGGGCAAAGGCTCCACTGACATAGGAAATTCTCCTTTTGCTTTTTATATTGCTCTCTACACACGGTGAAGTGCAGCATGAGCTTTTGCATGTCTTGAAACAATAAAATTCCATGTCCCTTCAACCCAATTGCAACCCCACCTTTTTTACCACAAACCCATTTGAACCCAAAATCCACAAAACTCCATATAACCCATCGAGTATCTTGTTTGGGATCCAAGCTTTACTTTCCCTAAACCCTAGAAAGTAAGACATCTGTGAAGATTATGgcataaaaccctaattaccTTTTCCTTTTACAGACAGCATATTGCTTTTCTGTGTGTTGTGCAGaggagcaaaaataaaaatagaatggAGGATATATCACGGTCATTTGTAGCACACTTCTTATAAAAATCTGAGACATTCTTGTATTTTAATCTCACTCAACCCTACACGGTCTCATTAACTGTGAAAGTTGTTATAATCAGGCAGTCCCGCTGAATATATTTTCCATATACTTAACTCAAATAAGACAAATCGATTTCACCTTTTTCACCTGTTTCTTGTATATTATGAAATTTACAATGAGCTAAATTTGTTTACTGTGCCATGGAGCAGAGTACGCATACACATTGAGAGTTGACGAGAAGAGCGATGTGTATAGCTTTGGAGTTGTACTGTTGGAGCTCATCACAGGAAGAAGGCCAGTTGGTGGATTTGGGGAAGAGGGAATGGACATTGTTCAGTGGACCAAGATTCAGACCAACTCGCAGAAAGAAGGGGTTATAAAGATCCTCGACAAACGGCTAGACACTGTTCCGATGGACGAAGCAATGCAGGTATTTTTCGTCGCGGTTTTATGTGTTCAAGAGCAAAGTGTGGAGAGACCAACCATGAGAGAAGTTGTGCAAATGCTTGCACAGGCTAAACAACCAAACACATTTTACATGCAATGATTCGACACTTAAATCGCTTCGTGTAGCAACAACAACATTTTGGTGAGCCAGcaacaaaaatgtcaagaacatgTACAATAATAGACGATTTTTGGATCAAGTCGCGAACACGGTTGAGTAGCACTATAGCAGTAGCTAGCTGGGAGCCAAAGTAAGAAGTGATGAAAGCAGGCAGGCAGTCGGTCCATATTTTTGGgtgtttttttgcttttgttgttgtgtttgttaGAGTGAAGGTAGATTTGTTCTGGTTATCAATGGCAGGCTAAAGTGCTGATATAGCTAATGGTTCGTTTGCATTATTGTGTCATCATATAAATGTATGGCCTGAATTTTTAAAGCCTGCTAAGCTAACATGTTTGACACAACACAACATGTTCGGGTTTGTAATTTTGAGTACAATGAATGAGTTTCCTTGAGAAGAAGCCTGCATACAACCTCATTTCATAGAACCTGTCATGACTAGCAAATTGAGAGGGGTAATATATAATCCGAAGGTTGGATATTTTTTCCCCTCCACTGGGAAAATAAAAGATTATAGTGCCAACCTATCACACACAGAAAGGTTCTGCATCTTTAATTAATACTGCCATATAAAAAACCACAATGCCAAAGGAAACAAGTATGATTACAACCCAGACAAACTCTAAACTGATCTATCATTTATGCATAATAATTCACATTTACAAGCCAAGTTTCTTAGGCCTCAAGTATGTAGAAGAGCCCTGGTGCAAACCCAGCATTCCgacttgctgctgctgctgcttggatctcttttccctttccttctgcttgctttctttctctgcCTCTGCTCGAGCCTTTCTCAGATTCTCTATATCCGCCTCCATCACTGTCTTCTCCCCCTTTTGTCTCTTCTTGTGCTCCAACATTGAGTTATCCGACTCCTTCACATGACAGAACATGGGTCCGAAC
This genomic interval from Malus domestica chromosome 05, GDT2T_hap1 contains the following:
- the LOC103419788 gene encoding leucine-rich repeat receptor-like serine/threonine-protein kinase BAM3, translated to MANSGMKSFFLCSLFVFLTCFSSVSSHNLSLRRQASILVSLKQNFEDSKNPSLSTWNVSNYMFLCSWAGIRCDGLNRSVVSLDISNYNLSGTLSPAITELRTLVNVSVSGNGFSGTFPSGVHKLARLQNLNISNNGFSGSLDWEFSQLKELVLLDAYNNDFNGSLPLGVTQLPKLKRLDFGGNYFSGSIPPSYGNMVQLNYLSVAGNDLSGYIPRELGNLTNLRQLLLGYYNEFEGGIPPEIGKLINLFHLDLANCGLEGPIPLELGNLKKLDTLFLQTNQLSGSIPAQLGNLSSLRSLDLSNNALTGDIPAEFSGLRELTLLNLFINKFHGEIPRSIAELPKLEVLKLWHNNFTGAIPSKLGQNGKLIELDLSSNKLTGVVPKSLCFGRRLKILILLNNFLFGPLPDDLGKCDTLVRVRMGQNYLTGSIPRGFLYLPELSLVELQNNYLTGQLPQETRKQPSKLSQLNLSSNRLSGCLPASIGNFSGLQILLLSGNQFTGEIPSDVGRLQSVLKLDVSRNNFSGTIPPEIGNCLSLTYLDFSQNQLSGPIPVQIVQIHILNYFNVSWNHLNQSLPKELGSLKSLTSADFSHNDFSGSIPQTGQYLFFNSTSFVGNPELCDSSANPCKYSSTSASEDHSQTGTHSQVLGKFKLVFALGLLLCSFVFATVAIIKTRKVRKHSNSWKLTAFQKLEFGSEDILECIKDNNVIGRGGAGIVYRGTMLSGEQVAVKKLLGINKGSSHDNGLSAEIQTLGKIRHRNIVRLLAFCSNKETNLLVYEYMPNGSLGEVLHGKGGGYLKWETRLNIAIEAAKGLCYLHHDCSPLILHRDVKSNNILLNSEFEAHVADFGLAKFLQDTGTSECMSAIAGSYGYIAPEYAYTLRVDEKSDVYSFGVVLLELITGRRPVGGFGEEGMDIVQWTKIQTNSQKEGVIKILDKRLDTVPMDEAMQVFFVAVLCVQEQSVERPTMREVVQMLAQAKQPNTFYMQ